The Panthera leo isolate Ple1 chromosome C2, P.leo_Ple1_pat1.1, whole genome shotgun sequence genome window below encodes:
- the LOC122229302 gene encoding LOW QUALITY PROTEIN: ras-GEF domain-containing family member 1A-like (The sequence of the model RefSeq protein was modified relative to this genomic sequence to represent the inferred CDS: inserted 1 base in 1 codon; substituted 1 base at 1 genomic stop codon), giving the protein MDGFDAGEILCYRVVEDHWHTSLAKLKSFSAKTVQLLKEWTEAFSCDFQDEKAMVEPKTITHRVTQCNEENGTVKKAISQMTQSLLLXPAAQSQLQELWEKLPSPAMDKGSFLKAKPPATQKDILGVCFDPLVLAQQLTHIELERINSIHPEDLMQIVSHMNSWDKHRCQGDLTKTYSLEACDXWFNCLSMLVATEVCQVVKKKHWTHMLEFFLAVAQKHFNIGNFNSMMSIISGMNLSPVARLKKTWSKVKMAKFDILEHHMDPSSNFCNYRTALQGATQRSQMANNSREKIVIPVFNLFVKDIYFLHKIHTNHLPNGNVNFKEFREISRQIHEFMTWTQVDCPFEKDKKIQNYLLTAPIWSEEALFIISFESEGPENHIEKDSWKTLRMTLLNRA; this is encoded by the exons ATGGATGGTTTCGATGCAGGAGAAATCCTTTGCTACAGAGTGGTAGAGGATCATTGGCATACCTCTTTGGCCAAGCTGAAGTCCTTCTCAGCCAAGACTGTGCAGCTGTTAAAGGAGTGGACAGAGGCCTTCTCCTGTGACTTCCAGGATGAGAAGGCCATGGTTGAACCGAAGACTATTACCCACCGGGTCACACAGTGTAATGAGGAGAATGGCACAGTGAAGAAGGCTATTTCCCAAatgacacagagcctgctgctgTAGCCAGCTGCCCAGAGCCAGCTTCAGGAGCTGTGGGAAAAGCTTCCCTCACCAGCCATGGACAAAGGGTCTTTCCTCAAGGCTAAGCCACCAGCCACTCAGAAGGACATCCTGGGTGTGTGCTTTGACCCCCTGGTGCTGGCCCAGCAGCTGACTCATATTGAGCTGGAGAGGATCAATAGCATTCACCCTGAGGATCTGATGCAGATCGTCAGCCACATGAACTCTTGGGACAAGCACCGGTGCCAAGGGGACCTGACCAAGACATATAGCCTGGAAGCCTGTG AGTGGTTCAACTGCCTTAGCATGCTAGTGGCCACTGAGGTGTGCCAGGTGGTGAAGAAGAAGCACTGGACTCACATGCTAGAGTTCTTTCTTGCTGTGGCCCAGAAGCACTTTAATATCGGGAATTTCAACTCTATGATGTCCATCATCTCTGGCATGAACCTCAGTCCTGTGGCGAGGCTTAAGAAAACGTGGTCCAAAGTCAAGATGGCCAAGTTTGACATCTTGGAGCACCACATGGACCCATCCAGCAACTTCTGCAACTACCGCACGGCCCTGCAGGGGGCCACACAAAGGTCCCAGATGGCCAACAACAGCAGAGAGAAGATTGTTATCCCTGTATTCAACCTTTTCGTTAAGGACATTTACTTCCTGCACAAAATCCATACCAATCACTTGCCCAATGGGAATGTTAACTTCAAGGAATTTAGGGAAATCTCCAGACaaatccatgagttcatgacATGGACTCAGGTAGATTGTCCCTTCGAGAAGGACAAGAAGATTCAGAACTACCTGCTCACGGCACCCATCTGGAGCGAGGAAGCTCTCTTCATCATCTCCTTTGAAAGTGAAGGTCCTGAAAACCACATCGAGAAGGATAGCTGGAAAACTCTTAGGATGACTCTCCTTAACAGAGCCTGA